attcgaacacagagggagagagagggttcgaattataagtagaaaagaagtgttagtaaataaatagaaagagatgagagagagagagagtattcaaaaattaaaactaaaacaattagttaattaaaaagatttttgaaaaagtggttagtgattttcgaaaagataagaagttagaaaaagattttgaaatcaaaattttaaaaagatattattgaaaaaaataaaaaagatttgattttttttaaaattgatgacttaactaacaagaaactaaaagatatgattctagaatttaaagattgatcctttcttaacaagaaagtaacaaactgcaattttttgaatcaaaatattaattgttagcaaggattttcgaaaatgtgatattaaaaagataagattttgaaattatgaattaaaatatgaaaatttgaaagaatttgaattgaaaaataAGTTACCTCCATAGTgtcagtctggcgttaaatgcccagaatgctatccattttggcgtttaacgcccattcggCTGCCtctttgggtgtttaacgcccagccagataccctgtctggcgttaaacgccaggaatccTTCTGTACTGGGTGTTTTTCTGAACACCCAGAATgctgccatttctggcgttaaacgcccagaacgctgcccattctggtgtttaacgcgcAGAATgatacctttactggcgttaaacgcccagaatgatagccattctggcgtttaacgcccaaaatgcctcttttactggcgttttaacgccagTCAGATCTTTTTCTTGTGATTGTTTGCTTTATGTTCTGACCCTTCATTTCTTTATATTGTTTActtaaaaagatatatatttttgattttttttttgaaatatttttataaggagagagaaaaacaacaaaatgaatcACAATAGAAAAACTTAAGATCAAAACTAATAATGCATGCACGAACATtttgaacatcaagaacatatttttgaaaatttttaagaagagaaagacatgcaagacaccaaacttaaaatttgacactagattcaaacaagaaacacaaaatttttttttggtttttatgattttattaaatttttttgtattttttgaaaataaaaataaaaagctcaaacataaaataaaattacccaatctaagcaacaagatgaaccgtcagttgtccaaactcgaacaatccccggcaacgacgccgaaaccttggtgcacgaaattgtaatcacacttttgcaactccgcacaactaaccagcaagtgcattgggtcgtccaagtaataaaaccttacgcgagtaagggtcgatcccacagagattgttggcttgaagcaagctatggtcatcttgtaaatatcagtcaggaagattcaaatggttatgaggtattgaaaattaaaaagtaaataaaatggaaaataacatagagatacttatgtaattcattgataggaatttttgaaaagcgtttggagatgttttgttgcttctgaacctctactttcctattgtcttcatccaatcatgcgtcctcccttccatggcaagctgtatgatcctctcagtaaaaatggtccggctacagTTTCTGTAAGGCTAATCAattgtcggatttctcgtctcggatgaaaaataccaggcacagctaccacatggctaatcatctgtcagttcccactggtgtcggaataggatctctttatccttttgcacactatcactgcgcccaacagtcgtgagtttgaagctcgtcacagtcatcccgtcccagaccctactcggaataccacagataaggtttagacttttcggatcgtaagaatgctgccaattgtttctagcctataccacgaaggttctaaccaCACGGACTTGGTctgtggatcagagacccaagagattaTATTCTAGCTGTCATCCAATGACtatgttgaacatcatgtagaccgcttgtggttgtcaggctcgcggatcttggctaagcgagtaatgaagatagtgggtgattgtcacgggtcacccccttcattctgacatgactgaattaagtacgagagtatatcttggagaagaagtaggcgtgaattgaaagagaaacaataatacttgcattagttcatgaagaacagcagagctcctcaccttaatctatgaggtgtagaaactccaccatagAAAATGCATAAgagaataaggtctaggcatggtcgaatggccagcctcccaagtGGCATAAGATAATTCTCAAAAGCTGCCAGccccctaatacaatagtaaaaagtgctatatatactaaactagatactagggtttacagaaaatgagtaactaagtacagatagtgcagaaatccacttctggggcccacttggtgtgtgcttgggctgagctttgaagctttcatgtgcataggtcattcttggagttaaacaccagcttggatgccattttgggtgtttaactccagttctggtgccagttccggtgttttacgccagaaaagagTCTCTAGTGGAcatttggacgccagtttgggccatcaaatcccgagcaaagtatggactattatacatttctggaaagcccaagatgtctactttccaacgcaattaagagcgcaacaattgggcttctgtagctcgagaaaatccacttcgagtataGGAGgttcagaatccaacaacatctgcagtcctttctcagcctctgaattagatttttgctcaagtccctcaatttcagctagaaaataccttaaatcacaaaacaaaaacacaaaaactcatagtaaagtccaaaaatgtgatttttgcataaaaactaataaaaatatactaaaaagtaactaaaacatactaaaaactacctaaaaacaatgctaaaaagcgtataaattatccgctcatcacctacttgacttatcttcgatgtaaggttgactaagtaggattaactcttcataatcatcatatgtttgtggtcaatgtcaaggataggtaaccttagctctcaataacttgccaagaggtttcttgcatttgaagtttcctttccttgcattttattgcttttgacttttattgctttgacCTTTATTTCTTGcatatttaatttcttgcatgtttAGTTTTCACACTATTGATTGAGAAATTGTTTGGTTTGGATGAaattgagttgtggatgtccattccgTATAGTGTGGGAATggctaattggtttggtttcAATTGACGCTAGTATTTCACTaagtaattagtgagttgactaggacttagGGATTGAGACCAATTATGCCTTTTTGACTAATTCTCAAGGAGGATTAACTAATTTGGATTGAGTCCACAAAATTGCCATGTTTGTGGTctataactaggataggaatcctAAATTCCCCAATTCTCACCAAGAGCTCTTTTTAGTATTTAAATTCTCTTTTAAttgctttccttttaatttcttgcgtgatcatttaaattcttgctatttacattacttgctctCTTGCttccccaaatccccatgtTCTCTCATAGCCAATAAATGTACATTTCATTGCAACTCCTAGGGAGAACGGCCCGAGGTTGAATTACTCTCGATCTCggttattttaatttgaatttaaaacatTTGAAAATCTAGATCGACGATAAATTCCTAACATCAATGGCATTTAATAGGTGTCCTTTGGACACCAAACCTAGATTCATTGTATGTGGTAATTGGTCTCATAATTAGACTTTATTATGTGCATTATGAATGGAGTAATTTTAATTCCCACTCTTCCACTTCCAATTCATACATACACAATAAAGTGCTCATTTATGCACCCACTAATTGCCTTCAATCATGAATGAATTGGTCTGTATGTATGAATTTCTTATGatggtggccacaccaaacttaattttgGGCTTACTCCCAAGGTTAATCCAATTAGTTTGACGTAAGCTCAGATTAAGTGGGTtagtggccacaccaaacttagctctttAGCTAGTTTCTTAGCCCAATAAACCAACCTCAAATAGTGTAACATGCAACTTTACAATCCCAGTTAACTAGAGAACTAtgagcaaaaaaaaaatcaaaggacTATCAACTAATTAACAATCTAAAATTGAAAATCAAACAATATAATAGACTACACTAGAAAGTATGAAATTGAAACGATATGAGTGTTGGGGTGCCTCCCAactagcgcttctttaacgtcactagttTGACGATCCTTCCTCCTTAGCCTAGGGTGTAGTTCACTCTTTGTTTATCCAATGAGTTTCCCAAATAATGCTTAAGTCTGTGGCCATTAACAGTGAAAGTTCTCTGTGTCTTGTCCTCTATAAGCTCTATGTGACCATAGGGAGACACCTTAAGAATTGTGAAGGGTCCAGACCATCTTGACTTTAGCTTCCCTAGGAAGAATTTGAGCCTTGAGTTATACAGCAACACTTTTTGACCTTCTACAAACTCTCTTCTCGCTAGCTTTTGATCATGCCACTTatttgctttttccttgtaaattttggcattcTCATAAGCTTGAAATCTGAATTCTTCTAGCTCATTGAGTTGTAGTAGTCGTCTTTCTCCAGCAGCTTGATTATCAAAGTTTAACATCTTTAGTGCCCAAAATGCTCTGTGTTCAAGCACTACTAGTAGATGGCATTGCTTTCCAAACACCAATTAGTATAGAGACATGCCAATaggtgtcttgaaggctgttctataagcccaaaacacatcatctAGCTTCTTGGACCAATCTTTTCTTGAGTTTCCAATACTCTTCTCAAGGATTCTCTTGAGCTTTCTATTTGAAATTTCATCTTGACCATTGGTTTGTGGATGGTATGGAGTTGCTACCTTGTGCTTGACACTATACTTTAGGAGGAGTGTCTCAAGTTTCTTGTTGCAAAAATGTGTTTCCCCATCACTTATAAGAGCTCTCAGAACTCCAAACTGGCTGAATATATTCTTCCTCAAGAAGTTGATCACTACTTTGTTATCATTTGTTGATGTAGTTATGGCCTCTACACATTTTGATACATAGTCCACAGCCACCAATATATAGTTGTTTGAGTATGagggtgggaatggtcccataaAATCAACCCCCCAAACATCAAACAACTCCAACTCCATAATAAATCTCTGTGGCATTTCATTCTTTTCGGGTAGGTTTCCAGCTCTTTTACATTTGCTGCACCTTGTCACAAACTCTTTAGCATCCTTGAATATTGTAGGCCAAAAGAATCCACATTGCAACACCTTGGCTGCAGTCCTTTCTCCActaaaatgtcctccataactagatccatggcaatgccaaagggcCTCTTGTCCTTCCTCATGGGAGATGCATCTTCTTAGAATACCatcatcacctttcttgaataagtAAGGATCATCTAAAATGTAGTGCTTGGCATCATTGAT
Above is a genomic segment from Arachis stenosperma cultivar V10309 chromosome 1, arast.V10309.gnm1.PFL2, whole genome shotgun sequence containing:
- the LOC130982717 gene encoding uncharacterized protein LOC130982717 — encoded protein: MLNFDNQAAGERRLLQLNELEEFRFQAYENAKIYKEKANKWHDQKLARREFVEGQKVLLYNSRLKFFLGKLKSRWSGPFTILKVSPYGHIELIEDKTQRTFTVNGHRLKHYLGNSLDKQRVNYTLG